One window of the Candidatus Margulisiibacteriota bacterium genome contains the following:
- the nrdR gene encoding transcriptional regulator NrdR yields MKCPFCGSDEDKVLESRTLSEGEAIRRRRECLSCSQRFTSYERLEERPVVVIKSTGNKEFFKKEKILNGMITATEKRPVTVMQIQSVVEEITEELHRRTEREVHSKEIGQMVMDKLQGLDQVAYVRFASVYKQFKDVSEFIKEIKNM; encoded by the coding sequence CATTTTGCGGAAGTGATGAAGATAAAGTATTAGAATCAAGAACATTATCTGAGGGTGAAGCGATCAGAAGGCGTCGTGAGTGTTTATCTTGTAGCCAAAGGTTTACTTCTTATGAAAGATTAGAAGAAAGACCAGTGGTGGTTATTAAGAGTACGGGCAATAAAGAGTTTTTTAAGAAAGAGAAAATTCTTAATGGAATGATAACAGCTACAGAAAAGAGGCCAGTAACTGTTATGCAAATTCAATCTGTTGTTGAAGAAATTACAGAAGAATTACACCGTCGTACGGAGAGAGAAGTCCATTCAAAAGAGATTGGGCAGATGGTGATGGATAAATTGCAGGGTTTGGATCAGGTAGCTTATGTTAGATTCGCATCTGTTTATAAACAGTTCAAGGATGTTAGCGAATTTATAAAAGAAATAAAGAACATGTAA
- a CDS encoding anaerobic ribonucleoside-triphosphate reductase: MEIKQEIERQIEELKSELEHVKGSEAEVYARIVGYYRPVNNWNKGKKEEYHERLHFICNDDASAKKVESIVLESSNIVENTKEELQILVNEKGKIKQYKMFYSEHCPGCKPVKSILSSQIAIKGTDINASTKEGLEEAIRNNITGTPTVIFYDEQGNVVQKAHTSAQVEQLLFV, encoded by the coding sequence ATGGAAATAAAACAAGAAATAGAAAGACAAATTGAGGAGTTAAAGTCTGAATTGGAGCATGTAAAAGGTTCCGAGGCAGAAGTATATGCTAGGATTGTAGGCTATTACAGACCAGTTAACAATTGGAATAAAGGTAAAAAGGAAGAGTATCATGAAAGATTACACTTTATTTGTAATGATGATGCGTCGGCAAAGAAAGTAGAAAGTATTGTTTTGGAATCTTCCAACATTGTTGAGAATACAAAGGAAGAATTGCAAATTTTAGTGAATGAAAAAGGTAAAATTAAACAGTACAAAATGTTTTATTCTGAGCATTGCCCAGGTTGTAAGCCAGTTAAAAGCATCTTGTCTTCACAGATTGCAATTAAAGGTACGGATATTAATGCTAGTACTAAAGAAGGTTTAGAAGAAGCTATTAGAAATAACATTACTGGTACACCAACAGTTATTTTCTATGATGAACAAGGAAACGTTGTACAAAAGGCACACACGTCAGCTCAAGTTGAACAACTGCTTTTTGTTTAA
- a CDS encoding ribonucleoside triphosphate reductase — MVIAELKEILETGKSRGLIKKLIKRNGEIVDFDKQKIIDAIYKAAESLGGTDIDLARALTDKVILKLTETYNKKTIPAIEEIQDLIEKVLIEEGHAKTAKAYILYREQRSKIRDKESLILDINKVMDGYLAQSDWRVNENSNINYSLGGLILHNAGAITANYWLKNIYTKEVADAHQNGDFHIHDLSMFSGYCAGWSLRQLIEEGFGGVTNKINSKPAKHLSTLISQMVNFLGTMQNEWAGAQAFSSFDTYLAPFVRVDNLSYEQVKQQIQSYVFSINTPSRWGSQAPFTNITLDWTVPSDLKDRKALIGGKELETTYADYQKEMDVINRAFLEVMMEGDSDGRGFGYPIPTYNITKEFDWDSPNASLLFEMTARYGTPYFQNFINSDLDPTDVRSMCCRLQLDKRELRNRGGGLFGADEFTGSIGVVTINLPRIGYLSKTKEEFFRRLEDLMEIASDSLVVKRKVVNRLLEIGLYPYTKRYLKHFHNHFSTIGLNGMNECLLNFIGKDITSEEGLELSCEIVDFMREKLKEYQVGTGDLYNLEATPAESTSYRFAKMDKERYPDIITAGEKDPYYTNSTQLPVDYTADVFEALDHQEKIQSKYTGGTVFHSMLGERIKDPAVCKRLVKKIAYNYKIPYFTISPVFSVCAIHGYLDGEHFNCPVCKEEREQELKSKIKELEKYFDEPEKKTA, encoded by the coding sequence ATGGTAATAGCAGAATTAAAAGAAATATTAGAAACAGGGAAGTCACGAGGGCTTATTAAAAAGCTTATTAAAAGAAATGGAGAAATCGTAGATTTTGATAAGCAAAAAATAATAGATGCAATTTATAAAGCTGCGGAGTCTTTAGGCGGTACTGACATTGACTTGGCTAGAGCTTTAACGGATAAAGTTATCCTTAAACTTACAGAAACTTATAACAAAAAAACAATACCTGCAATTGAAGAAATTCAGGATTTAATTGAAAAAGTTCTTATAGAAGAAGGTCACGCTAAGACAGCTAAGGCTTATATCTTATATAGAGAGCAAAGAAGTAAGATAAGAGACAAAGAAAGCCTTATTTTGGATATTAATAAGGTTATGGATGGTTATTTGGCTCAGTCAGACTGGCGTGTTAATGAAAATAGTAATATTAATTATTCTTTGGGTGGGCTTATTTTACATAATGCAGGTGCAATTACTGCTAATTATTGGTTGAAGAATATTTACACCAAAGAAGTTGCTGATGCTCACCAAAATGGTGACTTTCACATTCATGATCTTTCTATGTTTTCAGGATATTGTGCTGGTTGGTCGTTAAGGCAGCTGATAGAAGAGGGTTTTGGTGGAGTTACAAATAAGATTAATTCTAAACCAGCCAAACATCTTAGTACTTTGATTTCTCAGATGGTGAATTTTTTAGGAACTATGCAGAACGAATGGGCAGGAGCGCAGGCCTTTTCGAGCTTTGATACTTATTTAGCTCCGTTTGTAAGAGTTGATAATCTTAGCTATGAACAAGTTAAACAACAGATACAGAGTTATGTTTTTAGCATCAACACTCCCTCAAGATGGGGTAGTCAGGCGCCATTTACTAACATTACTTTAGATTGGACTGTGCCTTCAGATTTAAAGGACAGGAAAGCTCTTATTGGTGGCAAAGAATTGGAAACAACTTATGCTGATTATCAGAAAGAAATGGATGTTATTAATAGAGCATTTCTTGAAGTAATGATGGAAGGCGACTCCGACGGTAGAGGGTTTGGTTATCCTATTCCAACGTATAATATTACTAAAGAATTTGACTGGGATAGTCCAAACGCAAGTCTTCTTTTTGAAATGACAGCAAGATATGGAACTCCTTATTTCCAAAACTTTATCAATAGCGATCTTGATCCAACTGATGTGCGTTCCATGTGTTGTCGTTTGCAGTTAGATAAGAGAGAGCTAAGAAACAGAGGCGGCGGACTTTTTGGGGCTGATGAATTTACTGGTTCAATTGGAGTTGTCACAATTAATCTTCCAAGAATAGGTTATCTTTCAAAAACAAAGGAAGAGTTTTTTAGAAGACTGGAAGATTTAATGGAAATTGCCAGTGATTCTTTGGTTGTTAAAAGAAAAGTAGTTAATAGATTACTGGAGATAGGGTTGTATCCATATACTAAGAGATATTTAAAACATTTTCATAATCATTTTTCTACAATAGGACTAAATGGTATGAATGAATGTTTGCTGAATTTTATTGGTAAGGATATTACTTCCGAAGAAGGACTTGAGTTATCCTGTGAGATAGTTGATTTTATGAGAGAAAAGCTAAAAGAATACCAGGTAGGCACAGGAGATTTATATAATTTGGAAGCTACTCCAGCGGAGTCAACATCTTACCGTTTTGCTAAAATGGATAAGGAAAGATATCCTGATATTATAACTGCTGGCGAAAAAGACCCATACTATACAAACTCTACTCAATTGCCTGTAGACTATACAGCGGATGTTTTTGAGGCATTAGATCATCAGGAAAAAATCCAGAGTAAATATACTGGAGGTACTGTTTTTCACAGTATGTTAGGAGAAAGGATTAAGGATCCAGCAGTTTGTAAGCGTTTAGTTAAAAAGATAGCTTATAATTACAAGATTCCTTATTTTACAATTTCTCCAGTATTCTCTGTTTGTGCGATACATGGTTATTTGGATGGGGAGCATTTCAATTGTCCAGTTTGCAAGGAGGAGCGAGAACAGGAATTGAAATCAAAGATAAAAGAATTAGAAAAGTATTTTGACGAGCCAGAAAAAAAAACAGCTTGA
- the hisF gene encoding imidazole glycerol phosphate synthase subunit HisF, whose amino-acid sequence MLAKRIIPCLDIKNGRVVKGVNFVDIIDAGDPVELAKNYDEQGADELVFLDITASSEKRNTVVDLVRRVAEQVFIPFTVGGGIRTVADVREVLAAGADKVSVNTAAVNNPNLITQISQKFGAQCMVMAIDARRRNNLQKPEIKPDLINMDCECDTDSQFEVVIHGGRTRTGIDAIKWAKKVEQLGSGEILLTSMDGDGTQKGYDLEMTKAVADAVNIPVIASGGAGTLEHIAEALEVCDAALLASLLHYRKLTIPQIKTFLEEKNIPVRQ is encoded by the coding sequence ATGTTAGCAAAGAGAATTATTCCATGTTTAGATATAAAGAATGGGCGCGTGGTAAAAGGCGTTAACTTCGTCGACATTATTGATGCAGGAGATCCTGTTGAATTAGCTAAAAATTACGATGAGCAGGGTGCTGACGAGCTAGTTTTTTTAGACATTACAGCTTCCTCAGAGAAACGAAACACAGTGGTGGACTTAGTCAGGCGAGTAGCCGAGCAAGTATTTATTCCTTTTACTGTTGGTGGTGGGATTAGAACAGTTGCTGACGTGAGAGAAGTTTTAGCTGCTGGAGCAGATAAAGTTTCTGTAAATACTGCTGCCGTAAATAATCCAAATTTGATTACTCAAATCTCGCAGAAATTTGGTGCCCAATGTATGGTTATGGCTATTGATGCTAGAAGAAGAAACAATTTGCAAAAGCCAGAGATTAAGCCAGATTTAATTAATATGGATTGTGAGTGTGATACTGATAGTCAGTTTGAAGTTGTAATTCATGGAGGTAGAACAAGAACTGGCATCGATGCAATCAAATGGGCTAAGAAAGTTGAGCAGCTTGGCTCTGGAGAAATACTTTTGACAAGTATGGACGGAGATGGAACGCAAAAAGGTTATGACTTGGAAATGACGAAAGCTGTTGCTGACGCGGTTAATATTCCAGTGATTGCTTCAGGTGGAGCAGGTACGCTTGAACATATCGCTGAAGCCTTAGAGGTTTGCGACGCGGCATTGCTTGCATCTTTGTTGCATTACAGAAAACTTACAATTCCTCAGATAAAAACTTTTTTAGAAGAAAAAAATATTCCAGTAAGACAATAA
- a CDS encoding anaerobic ribonucleoside-triphosphate reductase activating protein, translating to MQGWLKTSFIDYPGKIASVFFYGGCNFRCPFCHNGDLVLQKTAEEISEDEAISKIKKKKHLYEGIVLTGGEPTMVPNIAAIIREIKSQTGLPVKLDTNGTAPDKLEALISEGLIDYVAMDIKTSLMKYPGLFATKDEALVDKIKQSIEILKNQKKIQYEFRSTVYPPLFEESDLGGIAELINGAEAYYLQQYNPRNTLTEDASKEILPTSKLKELQEYFSKFVKHCEIR from the coding sequence ATGCAGGGTTGGTTAAAGACTAGCTTTATTGATTATCCTGGTAAAATAGCCTCTGTATTTTTTTACGGAGGCTGTAATTTTAGATGTCCTTTTTGCCATAATGGAGACTTGGTTTTACAGAAAACAGCAGAAGAAATATCCGAAGATGAGGCAATTTCTAAAATTAAAAAGAAGAAACATCTTTATGAAGGAATCGTTTTAACTGGCGGAGAACCAACAATGGTTCCGAACATTGCAGCCATCATTAGGGAAATAAAAAGTCAAACAGGACTCCCAGTAAAACTAGATACTAATGGAACAGCGCCTGATAAGCTAGAAGCTCTAATTTCGGAAGGCTTGATAGATTATGTCGCCATGGATATCAAAACTTCTCTAATGAAGTACCCAGGGTTGTTTGCCACAAAGGATGAGGCTTTGGTTGATAAAATAAAGCAGTCAATTGAAATATTAAAAAATCAAAAAAAGATACAGTATGAATTTAGGTCTACAGTTTATCCTCCCTTATTTGAAGAGAGTGATTTAGGCGGAATTGCGGAGTTAATCAACGGAGCAGAGGCCTATTATTTACAACAATATAATCCAAGAAACACTTTAACCGAAGATGCTAGCAAAGAAATTTTACCAACTAGTAAATTAAAGGAACTTCAAGAGTATTTTTCAAAGTTTGTCAAACATTGCGAGATAAGATAG